The stretch of DNA CCCGCCCGGGAGCGTCGAGGTGAACGGAAGCTTAACGTCGACGTCGACCCCGCCGAGCGCGTCGGTCAGGCCGCTGAAGCCCTCGAAGTCCATCATCACGGTGTGGTCGATGTGCGCACCGAGCAGGGATTCCACGGTCTGCACCGTCAGCGGGATGCCCCCGAGTCCCAGCCCGGCGTTGATCTTGGACGGCCCGTAGCCGGGAATGTCCACCCAGAGGTCGCGCATGATGGAGATGCCGTAGATCCTCTTCCGGTCGGCGGGGACGTGGACCAGCATGATCGCGTCCGAGCGCTGGTCGGCCGGTGTGCCCGCGACGGCCTGGGCCTCCTGCTCGCGGGCATTGCCGCGGCTGTCGCTGCCCAACAGCAGGATGTTGAGGTCGACGGCGGGAGGTTCCGGCGTTTCGCTCGGCGTGGGCGTTGCGGTGGCCGCCGGAGCTGCTGTTTCTGCCGGCGGGGCGGTCTTGGGCTGCGGCCGGTTGAGGAGGTACACGGCGGCAACGACGGCGAGCACCAGCAGGCCCGCCACGACCGCCGACACCAGGATCAGCCGGCGGCGTCCGTCCCCGGGCGCCGGGGATGGCTGCTGTCCAGACGCGGGCGGGCCCGGCGGGTTTCCCATGAGCGGACGCTACCACCGCCGGATGGCGTGGCAAAGAGGCGCCTGGCCGCTGAGGCCGGGCACCGGCCACGCATAGGGCTGCCGCAATAGTCCAAGCGGGTTGCGGGGTGTGGTCCTTTGCTGGTGTTTTCGTGGCCCACACTTATCACGTGCGTACTTTTGGTGTTGAGGAAGAATTCCTGATCGTGGATCCCGACAACGGCAGCCCCCTGCCCCTGGCCGCAGAACTGCTGCGCCTCCATGACCCCGGCCGCCCGAGGGTGAGCCATCGGTCACCCCTCCCGGTTCTGGCCGTCGAGCTGCAGCAGGAACAACTTGAAGTCATTACCCGCCCGCACAGCAGCCTGCGCGGCCTTGCCGCCGAGATAAGGGCCGGCCGCAACTATGCCGACGCCCTGGCCCGGAAGGCGGGTGGGCGGATCGCAGCCCTCGCCACGTCTCCGGTGCCGGTCGCACCGCGTCACACCCGCAACGACCGTTATGACGCGCTGCTGGAAAAGTTTGCCCTGACGGCCCGGGAGCAGCTGACCTGCGGATTCCATGTCCATGTTTCGGTGGGCTCGGATGAGGAAGGAGTCGCGGTCCTGGACCGGATCAGGCCCTGGCTGCCGACGCTTACAGCCTTGAGCTCGAATTCACCGTTCTGGAACGGCGCGGAGAGCGGCTACGCCAGTTTCCGCACCCAGGCCTGGAACCGGTGGTCCTCCGCCGGGCCGACGGAGGTCTTCGGATCGGCACGGGCATACCATTCATTGGTGGAGGACCTTTCGGCCACCGGGGTCGTCACCAGCCCGGATTTTGATGCGCGCCTGTCCGCCCGGCACCCCACCGTGGAGGTCCGGGTATCCGATGTTTGCCTGGATGCCCGGGACGCCGCCCTGATTGCCGCGTTGGTGCGGGCTTTGGTGGAGACTGCCGCCCGGGAGTGGGAAGCCGGACGGTCGCCGGACATGGTTCCCGCCGCCGTCCTGCGTCAGGGTGCCTGGCGGGCCAGCAGGTTCGGCGTGGCCGGGGACCTGCTCCATCCGGTAACGCACAGGCCGGACACCGCACGAAATGTCCTCAACGCACTCCAGGACCATATCGGCGACGCCCTGGATGAGACCGGGGACGCAGCCTCCGCCGCGGAATCCCTGCAACGGATCCTCCGCCACGGCACGGGTGCCACCCGGCAGCGGCAAGCCTTCGAACGAACCGGCAGACTTTCCGACGTCGTTGCCCACGCCACCGCCCTTACCCATCAGGAACCCGCCGATTTTGACCCGCTCGGGGAACGGCTCCTCACCCGGGACGCAGAAACCGCCATCCCAAGCGGCGATTTAGTGGCCATCTCCGGCTGACGCCCGCACCTGTCGCCCCTTGAAATGACGATACGGGCGACATTCCAGGGGGCCCGCCCTTGGCGGTGGGGACGAACGAGTGGCAGATCCAGCCGGGGGATTGTCAGCTGTGGACGCGGGCGAACCGCAGGATGGTCAGGATGGCCGGTGAGAGCTCGTCCTCCATCTGCCGGTACGCGTCTTCGCCGCGGCGGTAGGGATCGACGACGTCGTTGTCGGCAGCATCCGGGGCCAGCGCCAGGTGCCGGACGGAGGCAGCCCGGGCCGGCAGTCCGCGCCACAGGGCAGCCAGATCGGCCGCCGGCGAAGGATCGCCGTCCCGGCCGCCGTCCCTC from Arthrobacter sp. PAMC25564 encodes:
- a CDS encoding LCP family protein, which codes for MGNPPGPPASGQQPSPAPGDGRRRLILVSAVVAGLLVLAVVAAVYLLNRPQPKTAPPAETAAPAATATPTPSETPEPPAVDLNILLLGSDSRGNAREQEAQAVAGTPADQRSDAIMLVHVPADRKRIYGISIMRDLWVDIPGYGPSKINAGLGLGGIPLTVQTVESLLGAHIDHTVMMDFEGFSGLTDALGGVDVDVKLPFTSTLPGGHTFPAGVNRLDGAAALDFVRERYAFPDGDYQRVRDQQAFLRAVLVKALAAGMLSSPGTVRNLAASLLPFMSVDQGFSADALGHLGSSLRGLHPEDAVFFTLPTAGTGTSPDGQSIVLPDNAAIASIAAALAGGTLADYVAANGLESGN
- a CDS encoding glutamate--cysteine ligase — its product is MRTFGVEEEFLIVDPDNGSPLPLAAELLRLHDPGRPRVSHRSPLPVLAVELQQEQLEVITRPHSSLRGLAAEIRAGRNYADALARKAGGRIAALATSPVPVAPRHTRNDRYDALLEKFALTAREQLTCGFHVHVSVGSDEEGVAVLDRIRPWLPTLTALSSNSPFWNGAESGYASFRTQAWNRWSSAGPTEVFGSARAYHSLVEDLSATGVVTSPDFDARLSARHPTVEVRVSDVCLDARDAALIAALVRALVETAAREWEAGRSPDMVPAAVLRQGAWRASRFGVAGDLLHPVTHRPDTARNVLNALQDHIGDALDETGDAASAAESLQRILRHGTGATRQRQAFERTGRLSDVVAHATALTHQEPADFDPLGERLLTRDAETAIPSGDLVAISG